CTTGTTTGGGTTCTGCCTCCACCGATGAAGCGGCGACCTTGTTATCGATAAAAGCCAGCCTCATCGATCCGATAAATAGTCTTCGAGATTGGGAATTGCCCAACAACTCGGCAGGCAACAGTGCAGGTCACTGTAACTGGACTGGTGTCCACTGCAACTCAAATGGAGCTGTCGAAGGACTAGATCTTTCACGGATGAATCTGAGCGGGAACATCTCGGACGACATACAGAGACTGCAGAGTCTTTCCCTCCTCAACATTTCTTGCAATAGCTTCACTTTGTTCCCGGAGTCTCTGACGAATCTGTCGTCGCTAAAGATTATTGATGTCAGCCAGAATTTCTTCATTACTAGCTTTCCGGCTGGTTTCGGAAGAATAGCTGGATTGACAATGCTCAATGCCTCGAGCAACAACTTCTCGGGATTGATTCCCGAGGATCTTGGCAATGTGAGCACATTGCAGAGCTTAGACCTTAGAGGGAATTTCTTTCAAGGGTCGATACCGAAGTCTTTCAAGAACCTGCAGAAGCTGAAGTTTCTCGGCCTTTCGGGGAACAATCTCACCGACCAGATTCCAGGAGAGCTCGGCCAACTCACTTCTCTGGAAAGCATTATTCTTGGGTACAACGAATTCACCGGTGGAATCCCAGCAGAGTTCGGAAATCTCACGAGTTTAAGGTGTCTCGATCTGGCGGTCGGGACTCTTGGCGGTCATATTCCTGCCACACTAGGGCAGCTTAGGCGGCTAGAAACTATGCTCTTGTTCAACAACAATTTCGAAGGTAGTATCCCACCAGAGATAGGAAGCATTGCATCATTGCAATTGCTTGATCTCTCTGACAACCTGTTATCAGGAGAAGTTCCTGCTGAAATAGCTCAACTGAAGAACTTACAGCTCTTGAATCTCATGTGCAACAACTTGTCTGGGCTGGTACCCCCGGGCATAGGTGGGTTGACACAATTGAAGGCTCTTAAGCTCTGGAACAATTCTTTATCTGGTCCATTGCCAAGTGATCTTGGCAAGAACTCGCCCTTGCAACAGCTGGACATCTCATCCAACTCTTTCTCCGGCGAGGTGCCGGGAAACTTGTGCAGCGGGGGGAATCTCACCAAACTCATCCTCTTCAACAATGCCCTCTCAGGTCCAATCCCAGTTAGCCTTTCGAGTTGCGCCTCCCTAGTTCGGGTTCGTATGCAGAATAATCTTCTATCAGGGACAATTCCGGGAGGATTTGGAAAGCTAGAGAAGCTTGAAAGGTTGGAGCTGGCAAATAACAGTCTTACAGGTCAAATACCTAATGACATCGCCTCTTCTCCATTGCTTTCTTTCATTGATCTCTCCATGAACAATTTCCAATCTTCCTTACCCTCCACAATTCTCTCCCTCCCCAACCTCCAAACCTTCAAGGCCTCGCACAATAATTTCGTGGGAGAAGTCCCAGACCAGTTCCAAGATTGCCCTTCCCTTTCGGAGCTGGATCTCTCTTCAAACCAGTTATCTGGCACCATCCCATCAAGCATTGCTTCCTGCGAAAGGTTGGTCAAGTTGAACCTGAGGAACAATCTATTAACTGGAGAGATCCCAACCGCCATCGCAATGATGCCCACTTTGGCAGTTTTAGATCTGTCAAACAACTCTTTGACGGGTGGAATACCTAAGAATTTTGGGATGTCGCCTGCCTTGGAAGTGATGAATGTTTCCTACAACCAGCTAAAAGGTCCGGTTCCGGAAAATGGCGTGTTAAGGACCATAAATACCGAAGATCTTGTGGGAAATGCCGGTCTCTGTGGCGGGGTCCTCCCTCCTTGCTCAGGAAGTATGGCATTGACGTCGAGTCGAAGGAGCTCACACACAAAGCACATCATTGCCGGGTGGATCATCGGTATATCGACAGCTCTGGCGATTGTCATAGCTCTTTTCGGCATGAGAACTCTCTATAGAAGGTGGTACTTGTCAAAAGGAAGTTGCTTTGGCGAAAAGCTTGAGTTGGAAAGCGGAGAGTGGCCATGGCGACTCATGGCATTCCAAAAGCTCAGGTTCACGAGTACTGATATCCTAGCTAGCCTTAAGGAATCGAACATCATCGGGGCCGGCGCCACAGGAACTGTTTACAAGGCCGAGATACCGAGGTCTAACATTGTTGTGGCCGTTAAAAAGCTCTGGAGATCTGGAACAGATATTGAAGCAGCAAGCGACGATGATCTTGTCAGGGAAGTGAGACTACTTGGGAGATTAAGGCACCGGAACATAGTACGTTTGCTCGGGTTTCTTCACAACAAGACTAATATGATGATCGTGTATGAGTTCATGCAAAATGGAAATCTTGGAGAAGCATTGCACGGGAAACAAGCGGGGAATCTGCTTGTGGATTGGGTCTCAAGGTACAATATAGCGCTTGGTGTCGCCCAAGGGCTTGCTTATCTCCACCATGATTGCCATCCCCCGATCATTCATCGAGATGTCAAGTCGACCAACATTTTGCTCGATGCAAACCTAGAAGCCAGAATTGCAGATTTTGGCTTGGCAAGAATGATGCTCCGGAAGAACGAAACAGTATCGGTAGTGGCAGGGTCCTATGGATACATTGCGCCCGGTAAGTTGATTATTACTCTCATAATCTTCCATTGAATTGATCAACTATCAGATCTTTCCAGCGTCCCAGTTAATAATCGTATTACCCTTGCAAAACAGCTACTAGTCAATGCTAAAAAGTGATGAAAGTATCACATATGCTCATCACCTTTCCTCTGGCTAACAATGCTGCAATTTTTTGATGTTCCCCGACAGAGTACGGATACACCATGAAGGTTGATGAAAAGATAGACATATACAGCTTCGGTGTCGTACTGTTGGAGCTCATCACAGGCAAAAGGCCTCTAGACCCCGAGTTCGGAGAATCCATTGACATTGCCGAGTGGATACGGAGGAAAATCAGGGACAACAGAGCTCTGGAAG
The sequence above is drawn from the Eucalyptus grandis isolate ANBG69807.140 chromosome 11, ASM1654582v1, whole genome shotgun sequence genome and encodes:
- the LOC104425225 gene encoding MDIS1-interacting receptor like kinase 1, yielding MRIKAQFLQPFFFCCCCILFSCLGSASTDEAATLLSIKASLIDPINSLRDWELPNNSAGNSAGHCNWTGVHCNSNGAVEGLDLSRMNLSGNISDDIQRLQSLSLLNISCNSFTLFPESLTNLSSLKIIDVSQNFFITSFPAGFGRIAGLTMLNASSNNFSGLIPEDLGNVSTLQSLDLRGNFFQGSIPKSFKNLQKLKFLGLSGNNLTDQIPGELGQLTSLESIILGYNEFTGGIPAEFGNLTSLRCLDLAVGTLGGHIPATLGQLRRLETMLLFNNNFEGSIPPEIGSIASLQLLDLSDNLLSGEVPAEIAQLKNLQLLNLMCNNLSGLVPPGIGGLTQLKALKLWNNSLSGPLPSDLGKNSPLQQLDISSNSFSGEVPGNLCSGGNLTKLILFNNALSGPIPVSLSSCASLVRVRMQNNLLSGTIPGGFGKLEKLERLELANNSLTGQIPNDIASSPLLSFIDLSMNNFQSSLPSTILSLPNLQTFKASHNNFVGEVPDQFQDCPSLSELDLSSNQLSGTIPSSIASCERLVKLNLRNNLLTGEIPTAIAMMPTLAVLDLSNNSLTGGIPKNFGMSPALEVMNVSYNQLKGPVPENGVLRTINTEDLVGNAGLCGGVLPPCSGSMALTSSRRSSHTKHIIAGWIIGISTALAIVIALFGMRTLYRRWYLSKGSCFGEKLELESGEWPWRLMAFQKLRFTSTDILASLKESNIIGAGATGTVYKAEIPRSNIVVAVKKLWRSGTDIEAASDDDLVREVRLLGRLRHRNIVRLLGFLHNKTNMMIVYEFMQNGNLGEALHGKQAGNLLVDWVSRYNIALGVAQGLAYLHHDCHPPIIHRDVKSTNILLDANLEARIADFGLARMMLRKNETVSVVAGSYGYIAPEYGYTMKVDEKIDIYSFGVVLLELITGKRPLDPEFGESIDIAEWIRRKIRDNRALEEALDPNVGNCKHVQEEMLLVLRIALLCTAKLPRDRPSMRDVITMLGEAKPRRKSSSNGAAIYEASKDKPVFSTSPVNGLL